The sequence below is a genomic window from Ensifer adhaerens.
TCAGACCCGGCTTTCCGCCGCAGCGACCACGGCTTCCACCGTGATGCCGAAATGCTTGTAGAGTTCCTTGTACGGACCCGAAGCGCCGAAGCTCTTCATGCCGATGAAGGTGCCATGCGAGCCGATGATTTCGTCCCAGCCCTGGCGGATGGCGGCTTCGATGCCGATCTTGACCGAGGCGTCGCCGATGACGGCCTTGCGGTAGTCTTCCGGCTGCTCGGCGAAAAGCTCGAAGCAGGGGACGGAGACCACACGAGCGGCAATGCCCTTTTCGCCCAGTGCCTTCGCGGCGTTGACGGCGATCTCGACCTCGGAACCGGTCGCGAAGATCGAAACCTTGGCGTCCTTGGCGGCGACGAGTTCATAGGCACCGCGTGCGCAGAGGTTCTCTTCCGACATTTCGGTACGCACGGCCATCAGGTTCTGGCGGGTGAGCGCGAGGCCCGACGGACGGTCATGGGTCTCGAGGGCGATCTGCCAGCATTCGGCCGTCTCGGTGGCGTCGGCCGGGCGGAACATCATGAGGTTCGGGATGGCGCGGAGTGCCGCCATCTGCTCGACCGGCTGGTGCGTCGGGCCGTCTTCGCCGAGGCCGATGGAGTCGTGCGTCAGAACGTGGATGACGCGGATGCCCATCAGCGCGGCGAGGCGGATCGGCGGACGGCAATAGTCCGAGAAGATCAGGAAGCCGCCGGAGTAGGGGATGAGGCCGCCATGCAGCGCCATGCCGTTCATGGCAGCGGCCATGCCGTGTTCGCGAACGCCCCAGTGCATGTAACGGCCGGAGAAATCCGTCGGCGTGATCGACTTGGTCTGGCTCGTCTTGGTGTTGTTCGAGCCGGTCAGGTCGGCGGAGCCGCCGATGGTTTCCGGGATGATGCCGTTGATGACTTCCAGCGCGTTTTCAGAGGCCTTGCGGGTTGCAACCGTCGGCTTCTCTTCGGCGAGTTTCTTCTTGTAAGCGGAGATCGCCGCGTCGAGGCCTTCCGGCAGCTTGCCGGCGAAGCGACGGGTGAACTCAGCCTTCTTGGCCGTGTCAGCGGCAGCGAGGCGGGCTTCCCACTCCGACCGGGCCTTGGCACCCTTGGCGCCGACCTGACGCCATGCGTCGAGTATGTCGGAGGGGATGACGAAGGGCTCGTAGTCCCAGTTCAGCTGTTTGCGGGCGGCGGCAATTTCTTCCGGGCCGAGCGGCGAGCCGTGAACGTTATGCGTGCCCTGCTTGTTGGGCGCGCCGAATCCGATGATCGTCTTGCAGGCGATCATGGTCGGCTTGTCGGACTTGTGGGCCGTGTCGATGGCGGCTGCGATCTCGTCCGGGTTATGACCGTCGACGGCAATCGTGTTCCAGCCGCAGGCGCGGAAGCGGGCGTGCTGGTCGGTCGAGTCGGCCACACCGACATGACCGTCGATGGTGATGTCATTGTCGTCCCAGAAAAGGATCAGCTTGTTGAGCTTCAGGTGGCCGGCAAGCGAAATCGCTTCCTGGCTGATGCCTTCCATGAGGCAACCGTCGCCGGACAGGACGTAGGTATAATGGTCCTGCAGGTCCGCGCCGAACTCGTCGCGCAGCTTGCGCTCGGCAATCGCCATGCCGACAGAATTGGCAATGCCCTGGCCGAGCGGGCCGGTCGTCGTTTCGATGCCGGAGGCATGGCCGTATTCCGGATGGCCGGCCGTCTTGGCGCCGATCTGACGGAACTGCTTGATGTCCTCGATCGTCATGTCCTCATAGCCCGTGAGGTAGAGGAGCGAGTAAAGCAGCATGGAGCCGTGGCCGGCAGAGAGCACGAAACGGTCACGGTCGGCCCAGTGCGGCTGCTTCGGATCGAACTTCAGATAGCGCGAGAAGAGAACCGTGGCGATGTCGGCTGCGCCCATCGGCAGGCCGGGATGGCCGGAATTTGCCTTCTGGACGGCATCCATGGACAGGAAGCGGATCGCATTGGCCATCCGGTTGTGTTGTTCTCGCGAGATCATGATTTAACCCGTTTTTTCCGGTGTCGATTGAGTGGCCGCGCGTTCCTCCCGCAGCCGCCGTGAAATCGCGGAGAGACATAGCAGGTGGGACGCTGGAGTCAACAAAACTGAGTGTTCTGCGGTGTTTCTAACCGCGTGTTTGCCAAGATGTTCAGGCGGTTTCTTGTCGCGGTCACAATGGCGGCGGGATTTGAAACGATTGATATCTCATCCACAGCAAAGCGGCTTTCCATGCGCGCCGATCTTGCCGCGCTTTATTGACGCTTGTCGTGCGACCTGACTACTGTTCGACCATAAGCCGACCGAAGCTGTGACGATTCGGGCGGCAGACAGAAGTATTGAGCGTGTGAGGGTGCAAGGCAGAGATGGCTCCGGGAGACAAGACGGTCAAATCGGCGGTCGAGGAACTGAGGGCCGCCGTCCAAGCGCTCGCCGGCGCGATCGACGGCCGTTTTGACCGCGAAATGTCCTCGGCCGAATATCGGGCGGAGGTGCGTCGCGTTCATGAGGACCGCGCCAAGCTCGCCCATGACCTCGATCAGTCCGAATTCCGTGCGAACCGGCTGGAAGAAGTCAACCGCGAGGTTTCCCGACGTCTGGTGACGGCGATGGAAACCATTCGCGCCGTCCTCGATCGCTGACAGGAAAGATCATGGCCCAGGTCACCGTACAAATCGACGGCAAAGCCTATCGCATGGCATGCGAAGAGGGCCAGGAAGGTCATCTCACGGAGCTTGCCTCCCGCTTCGACCGCTACGTGATGCACCTGAAATCACAATTCGGGGAGATCGGCGACCTGCGCCTGACCGTCATGGCGGGCATCATGGTCATGGATGAACTCTCCGATGTCAGCCGCCGCCTGAAGGCGCTGGAAACGGAAACCGAGAACCTGGCCCGCTCCCGCGAGAGCATGCTGGCGGCCTCCGAGAAGAGCGACACGCTGCTGGTGGCCGCGCTCAGCGAACTCACCAGCCAGATCAGTGGCATCACGCAGAAGATCAACGGGAGTTGATCGGAGCGCGGCTCACTCCGCCCGCTTCACCAGAAGCTTGTCTATGCGGCGGTTGTCCAGGTCGATGACTTCGAAATGCCAGCCTTGGGCGGTGAAGGTTTCGCCAAGCACAGGCAGATGCTTCAGCTCCTCGATGGCGAATCCGGCCACGGTTTCGAAATCGGGATCTTCGCCAACGGAAATGCCCATGCGGTCGGCGAATTCGTCGATGGGGGTCCAGCCGGCGACGAGATAGGAGCCGTCTTCGCGGAGCAGAATCGCCGGCTCCTCGGAACTGTCGTCCATGAAGACGCCGGTGATGGCTTCCAGGACGTCGCCGGAGGTGACGATGCCTTCGAAATGGCCGAATTCGTCATAGACCAGAACCATATGCGCTGGCGTCTGGCGGAGCGCTTCGATCACGTCCAGCGCGCCCGAAAGATCAGAGACGACGGGCGCGTCGCGCATGATTGCCTTGAGGTTCAGCTTCTCCCCACGCAGCAGTGCGTCCAGCGCATCCTTGACGAAGAGAACGCCGACGATTTCATCCGATGCGCCGTCACGGACCGGGATGCGCGAGCGTTGGGTCTTTTGCAGCTGCTCCCGGATTTCGGCGTCCGTGTCCTCGATATCGAGAATTTCCACATCGCGTCGCGGGGTCATCAGGCCGCGCGCCGTGCGGTCCGCCAGGCGCATCACGCCGGAGATCATCGCAGATTCTTCCGCCTCGATGACGCCGGCGTGATGGGCTTCCGCAAGAACGGTGCGAATTTCCTCGTCGGTGACAGTTTCCTCCGACGCGCCCTTCTGGCCAAGGAGGGCAAGAACCGCTTTGCCTGAAGCATCCAGCAGCCAGACGAGCGGAAGTGCGAACCGCGACAGCAAGGACATGGCCGGTGCAACCTTCACGGCGACCGCTTCAGGTGCGCGAAGGGCAATCTGCTTGGGCACGAGTTCGCCCACAATCAGCGACAGATAGGTGATGGCAACGACGACGGAGCCGACGCCGAGCCAATCAGCGGCGTTTGAAGAAAGACCCTGCGCTTCAAGCCATTGCGTCAGGCGCGCGCCGAGCGTCGCGCCCGAGAAGGCGCCCGAGAGAACGCCGACCAACGTGATGCCGATCTGGACCGTCGAGAGGAAGCGGCCGGGATCCTCCGCAAGTCGGATCGCGGTGGCTGCGCCCTTGTTGCCTTGCTCGGCGAGAATCCTCAGCCGGACGGGGCGCGAGGAGACGACCGCCAGTTCGGACATGGCCAGAACGCCATTGAGGATGGTCAGGAGAACGACGATGGCGATTTCGGTTAACACAAGAAATCCATGGAGTTGGCCCGCTCGCACCCTGCGGTCTGGCGGCTTCGGGTCAATGCATTCGCGTGTGGGGTGGCATGCGAATGGAGGCATAATAGGTGCTGATAACGTCGTGTTCAATGCGCGGGCTGCAGAACAGTTGCGCAAAACGGAAGCCGGCTCTGGTAATCGTGCGTGATTGAGCCTACATTGCCAATGCGGTCTGCGCCTCACGACAGGTCATCACATCCCTGGGGCCATACTCGATCCTAAGGGAGCTGTCCCTGACCCGACCCGTGGGTTTGGTCACACGGTGCCCACCTACTTCTGTAGGCACCCAGGATCGTAAAGTACCATCGGTTTGCGTGGATCGCACTTCTCTTCTCGCTCACGCGCTGATCGCCCCAACGGGCGGCGCTGCACGGGCGCGCCGGACGGTCGGCGACGCGCCTTGCGCTTGCGTCGCGTTGCGCCGGGCTTCCCCTTCTGGCTTTGGAACGAACGAGGCATTCGCCTTTGATCTATCCCCTTGTCTCCTGAACGCGGGCGTGTATGGTCCGGTCCGATCTGGAAAGCCATGCTTTCCATCTTTTTGTTCAACGCAATTCCGGACGAAAAACCGCACGGCACTTTTTCTGGAATTGCTCTGGCCCAACGCAATCTGGGGAGCAGCCATGACCTTCAAAACCCTTGACGATCTCAACGACATCGCCGGCAAGCGCGTATTGGTGCGCGTCGACCTCAATGTGCCTGTCAGCGACGGCAAGGTGACGGATGCCACGCGCATCGAACGTGTTGCACCGACCATTCTCGAGCTGTCCGACAAGGGTGCGAAGGTCATCCTCCTTGCCCATTTCGGCCGTCCCAAGGGCGAAGTGGTTGCGGACATGTCTCTGAAGACGATCGCGCCGGCGGTTGAAGCCGTGCTCGACCGGCGCGTCCTCTTCGCATCCGATTGCATCGGCGATATCGCCAAGACGGCCATCGGCGCCATGCGGAACGGCGATATCCTGCTGTTGGAAAACACCCGCTTCCACAAGGGCGAAGAGAAGAACACGCCGGAGTTCACTGCAGCGCTTGCCGCCAACGGCGACATCTTCGTCAACGACGCCTTCTCGGCCGCGCATCGCGCGCATGCCTCGACGGAAGGCCTTGCCCATCACATGCCGGCCTATGCGGGTCGGACGATGCAGGCAGAGCTCGAAGCGCTGGAAAAGGGGCTCGGCAATCCGGCCCGCCCGGTCGTCGCCATTGTCGGCGGCGCGAAGGTCTCGACCAAGATCGACCTGTTGCAGAACCTCGTGAAGAAGGTCGACGCGCTAGTCATTGGCGGCGGCATGGCGAACACGTTCCTGGCCGCCCAGGGCATCAATGTCGGCAAGTCGCTTTGCGAGCACGATCTCGCCGACACCGCCCGAACGATCATGGCCGAGGCCGAGAAGGCCGGCTGCGCCATCGTACTTCCCGTTGATGGCGTCGTTGCCCGCGAGTTCAAGGCGAACGCTGCCAACGAGACGGTTGCCGTTTCGGCCATTCCGGCCGATGCCATGATGCTTGATGTGGGTCCGAAGTCGGTCGAAAAGGTCAATGACTGGATCTCCAAGGCCGCAACGCTGGTGTGGAACGGTCCGCTCGGCGCCTTTGAAATCGAACCTTTCGACAGGGCGACCGTGTCTGCCGCCAAGCATGCAGCAGCGCGCACCCAAGCCGGCAAGCTCGTCTCCGTGGCGGGCGGTGGCGATACGGTTGCGGCCGTGAACCATGCCGGGGTGGGCGACGAGTTCACCTATGTCTCCACTGCAGGCGGCGCATTCCTGGAATGGATGGAAGGCAAGCCACTGCCGGGCGTCGATATCCTGAATGCCTCGAAGTAATAGCAGGCATGCGGCCGCCGATTAATTCGGTGGCCGCATTAAATATAACAAAAACAATACGAAATTCCGGTGGATTTTAAACCGATTTATTTTCTTTTAAACCGATTTAGTTAAATTTAAATCGTTTAAGGCATTTTTAGGCCCATTTTCCTTGTCATCTTCTTCTGTTATCGGCGGAGGAATGGTTGAATGGAGGTATTTAAATGGCCGAACGGATTGAAGACATTGCGATCGCTATGGTGGCACCGGGCAAGGGGTTGCTCGCTGCGGACGAATCGACCTCGACGATCAAGAAGCGCTTCGACAGCATCAATCTGACGTCCACCGAAGAAAGCCGCCGCGATTATCGCGAGATGCTTTTCCGCGCGGACGACGCGATGAAAAACTACATCTCGGGCGTCATTCTCTACGAGGAAACGCTTTACCAAAAGGCGAAGGACGGGACGGCGCTCGCCGATCTGATCAAGGCTGCCGGTTCTATTCCCGGCATCAAGGTCGACACGGGTGCGAAGCCCATGGTCAATTTCCCCGGCGAAACCATCACGGAGGGCCTCGACGGCCTCGCCGAACGCCTTGCCCGTTATTACGAGGCCGGCGCCCGCTTCGCCAAGTGGCGCGGCGTGATCGCCGTGTCCGACATGCTGCCGACGCGCGGTTCCTTGCGTGCCAATGCGCAGGCGCTCGCGCGCTACGCGGCGCTCTGCCAGGCCGCTGGTATCGTTCCGATCGTCGAGCCTGAAGTGCTGATGGACGGCAAGCCCGGCGACCACTCGATCGAACGTTCGGAAGAAGTGACCGAATGGACGCTGCGCACGACGTTCGAAGAGCTCGCCGAAGCCCGCGTCAGCCTCGAAGGCATGATCCTCAAGCCGAGCATGGTCATTGACGGCAAGAATGCCCGCAAGGCCTCCGTCGCAGAGGTGGCCGAGCGCACGGTCCGCGTGCTCAAGCGCACGGTTCCGTCCGCAGTGCCCGGCATCGCCTTCCTCTCCGGCGGCCAGTCCTCGGAAGAAGCAACGGCGCATCTGTCGGCCATGAACACGTTCGAGCTGCCCTGGAAGCTGACCTTCTCCTACGGCCGCGCGCTGCAGGAAACGGCGCTCAAGGCGTGGGGCGGCAAGGCGGAGAATGTCGCTGCCGGTCAGCGCGCCTTCTCGCACCGCGCCCGCATGAACGGCCTTGCCGCTCTCGGCAACTGGAAGGCGGATCTCGAAAAGGCTGCCTGAGCCTTTCTGATCCGATCAGGACAAGATGACGCGCGGGGGGACACCTCGCGCGTTTTCGTTTGATCTTCTTGCGAAGGGCCGTGTCAGCGCAGCAGACTGACGAACATGGTTGCGGCGAAGGCAAAGACCGCGATCTTCCAGAAGTCCCCACGGCGGCGCAGGCCAGGCAGGCCGAGCGGCTTCACGACATGGACAAGCATGGCCACTATCAGCAACAATGCGATGATTTTCGTCATGTTGCGTCACGCCCTATTCTTGAGTTTCGCCATATCCGTGTCAT
It includes:
- a CDS encoding transketolase (manually curated); this encodes MISREQHNRMANAIRFLSMDAVQKANSGHPGLPMGAADIATVLFSRYLKFDPKQPHWADRDRFVLSAGHGSMLLYSLLYLTGYEDMTIEDIKQFRQIGAKTAGHPEYGHASGIETTTGPLGQGIANSVGMAIAERKLRDEFGADLQDHYTYVLSGDGCLMEGISQEAISLAGHLKLNKLILFWDDNDITIDGHVGVADSTDQHARFRACGWNTIAVDGHNPDEIAAAIDTAHKSDKPTMIACKTIIGFGAPNKQGTHNVHGSPLGPEEIAAARKQLNWDYEPFVIPSDILDAWRQVGAKGAKARSEWEARLAAADTAKKAEFTRRFAGKLPEGLDAAISAYKKKLAEEKPTVATRKASENALEVINGIIPETIGGSADLTGSNNTKTSQTKSITPTDFSGRYMHWGVREHGMAAAMNGMALHGGLIPYSGGFLIFSDYCRPPIRLAALMGIRVIHVLTHDSIGLGEDGPTHQPVEQMAALRAIPNLMMFRPADATETAECWQIALETHDRPSGLALTRQNLMAVRTEMSEENLCARGAYELVAAKDAKVSIFATGSEVEIAVNAAKALGEKGIAARVVSVPCFELFAEQPEDYRKAVIGDASVKIGIEAAIRQGWDEIIGSHGTFIGMKSFGASGPYKELYKHFGITVEAVVAAAESRV
- a CDS encoding cell division protein ZapA, with product MAQVTVQIDGKAYRMACEEGQEGHLTELASRFDRYVMHLKSQFGEIGDLRLTVMAGIMVMDELSDVSRRLKALETETENLARSRESMLAASEKSDTLLVAALSELTSQISGITQKINGS
- a CDS encoding fructose-bisphosphate aldolase; protein product: MAERIEDIAIAMVAPGKGLLAADESTSTIKKRFDSINLTSTEESRRDYREMLFRADDAMKNYISGVILYEETLYQKAKDGTALADLIKAAGSIPGIKVDTGAKPMVNFPGETITEGLDGLAERLARYYEAGARFAKWRGVIAVSDMLPTRGSLRANAQALARYAALCQAAGIVPIVEPEVLMDGKPGDHSIERSEEVTEWTLRTTFEELAEARVSLEGMILKPSMVIDGKNARKASVAEVAERTVRVLKRTVPSAVPGIAFLSGGQSSEEATAHLSAMNTFELPWKLTFSYGRALQETALKAWGGKAENVAAGQRAFSHRARMNGLAALGNWKADLEKAA
- a CDS encoding putative hemolysin, whose protein sequence is MLTEIAIVVLLTILNGVLAMSELAVVSSRPVRLRILAEQGNKGAATAIRLAEDPGRFLSTVQIGITLVGVLSGAFSGATLGARLTQWLEAQGLSSNAADWLGVGSVVVAITYLSLIVGELVPKQIALRAPEAVAVKVAPAMSLLSRFALPLVWLLDASGKAVLALLGQKGASEETVTDEEIRTVLAEAHHAGVIEAEESAMISGVMRLADRTARGLMTPRRDVEILDIEDTDAEIREQLQKTQRSRIPVRDGASDEIVGVLFVKDALDALLRGEKLNLKAIMRDAPVVSDLSGALDVIEALRQTPAHMVLVYDEFGHFEGIVTSGDVLEAITGVFMDDSSEEPAILLREDGSYLVAGWTPIDEFADRMGISVGEDPDFETVAGFAIEELKHLPVLGETFTAQGWHFEVIDLDNRRIDKLLVKRAE
- a CDS encoding phosphoglycerate kinase, which produces MTFKTLDDLNDIAGKRVLVRVDLNVPVSDGKVTDATRIERVAPTILELSDKGAKVILLAHFGRPKGEVVADMSLKTIAPAVEAVLDRRVLFASDCIGDIAKTAIGAMRNGDILLLENTRFHKGEEKNTPEFTAALAANGDIFVNDAFSAAHRAHASTEGLAHHMPAYAGRTMQAELEALEKGLGNPARPVVAIVGGAKVSTKIDLLQNLVKKVDALVIGGGMANTFLAAQGINVGKSLCEHDLADTARTIMAEAEKAGCAIVLPVDGVVAREFKANAANETVAVSAIPADAMMLDVGPKSVEKVNDWISKAATLVWNGPLGAFEIEPFDRATVSAAKHAAARTQAGKLVSVAGGGDTVAAVNHAGVGDEFTYVSTAGGAFLEWMEGKPLPGVDILNASK